A region from the Coffea eugenioides isolate CCC68of chromosome 9, Ceug_1.0, whole genome shotgun sequence genome encodes:
- the LOC113783837 gene encoding cell number regulator 9-like gives MASGNIGNDWSSGLCDCIKDCRSCCLTCWCPCITFGRVAEIVDKGQSSCCKMGCIFCVLNLLLLNHGSLAWIISMGYRTKIRQQYGIMGGSCEDCVLHFFCGRCALCQEYRELQFQGYDVGAGWEANAAKKASGVTMAPVGEKMTR, from the exons ATGGCTTCTGGAAATATTGGGAACGATTGGTCTTCCGGCCTCTGTGATTGCATCAAAGATTGCCGTTCCT GTTGCCTTACCTGCTGGTGCCCTTGTATTACCTTTGGGAGGGTTGCTGAGATTGTGGATAAAGGCCAATCTT CTTGCTGCAAGATGGGGTGCATTTTCTGTGTGCTGAATCTACTTCTGTTGAATCATGGGTCCTTGGCGTGGATTATTAGCATGGGCTATCGCACTAAGATCAGGCAACAATACGGTATTATGGGAGGCTCATGCGAAGATTGTGTCCTTCATTTCTTTTGCGGGCGTTGTGCCTTGTGCCAAGAGTACCGTGAACTTCAGTTCCAAGGATATGATGTTGGTGCTG GTTGGGAAGCAAATGCTGCTAAAAAGGCTTCTGGGGTAACTATGGCTCCAGTTGGAGAAAAGATGACACGTTAG